The following proteins come from a genomic window of Bos mutus isolate GX-2022 chromosome 23, NWIPB_WYAK_1.1, whole genome shotgun sequence:
- the IRF4 gene encoding interferon regulatory factor 4 isoform X2 yields MNLEGGSRGGEFGMSSVSCGNGKLRQWLIDQIDSGKYPGLVWENEEKSIFRIPWKHAGKQDYNREEDAALFKAWALFKGKFREGIDKPDPPTWKTRLRCALNKSNDFEELVERSQLDISDPYKVYRIVPEGAKKGAKQLTLEDPQMPMSHPYSMPTPYPSLPAQVHNYMIPPHDRGWREFVPDQPHAEIPYQCPVTFGPRGHHWQGPACENGCQVTGTFYACAPPESQAPGIPIEPSIRSAEALALSDCRLHICLYYREVLVKELTTSSPEGCRISHGHTYDASSLDQVLFPYPEDNSQRKNIEKLLSHLERGVVLWMAPDGLYAKRLCQSRIYWDGPLAICSDRPNKLERDQTCKLFDTQQFLSELQAFAHHGRPLPRFQVTLCFGEEFPDPQRQRKLITAHVEPLLARQLYYFAQQNSGHFLRGYDLPEHVGGPEDFHRPPRHSSIQE; encoded by the exons ATGAACCTGGAGGGCGGCAGCCGAGGCGGCGAGTTCGGCATGAGCTCCGTGAGCTGCGGCAACGGGAAGCTCCGCCAGTGGCTCATCGACCAGATCGACAGCGGCAAGTACCCGGGGCTGGTGTGGGAGAACGAGGAGAAGAGCATCTTCCGCATCCCCTGGAAGCACGCGGGCAAGCAGGACTACAACCGCGAGGAGGACGCCGCGCTCTTCAAG GCTTGGGCACTGTTTAAAGGGAAGTTTCGAGAAGGCATCGACAAGCCAGACCCTCCCACCTGGAAGACACGCCTGCGGTGTGCTCTGAACAAGAGCAACGACTTCGAGGAGCTGGTGGAGCGGAGCCAGCTGGACATCTCGGACCCCTACAAAGTGTACCGGATCGTCCCCGAGGGAGCCAAGAAAG GAGCGAAGCAGCTGACCCTGGAGGACCCGCAGATGCCCATGAGCCACCCGTACAGCATGCCGACTCCTTACCCCTCACTGCCTGCTCAG GTTCACAACTACATGATCCCGCCCCATGACCGGGGCTGGAGGGAGTTCGTCCCAGACCAGCCGCACGCAGAGATCCCGTATCAGTGTCCCGTGACCTTCGGACCCCGCGGCCACCACTGGCAAGGCCCAGCCTGTGAAAATG GTTGCCAGGTCACAGGAACCTTTTATGCTTGTGCCCCGCCTGAGTCCCAGGCCCCCGGGATCCCCATAGAGCCAAGCATAAGGTCTGCCGAAGCCTTGGCCCTCTCAG ACTGCCGGCTCCACATCTGCCTCTACTACCGGGAAGTCCTGGTCAAGGAGCTGACCACATCCAGCCCCGAGGGCTGCCGGATCTCCCACGGCCACACCTACGACGCCAGCAGCCTGGACCAGGTCCTGTTTCCCTACCCAGAGGACAACAGCCAGAGGAAGAACATCGAGAagctgctgagccacctggagaggGGCGTGGTCCTCTGGATGGCCCCCGATGGGCTTTATGCCAAGAGACTGTGCCAGAGCAGAATCTACTGGGACGGGCCCCTGGCGATATGCAGCGACCGGCCCAACAAGCTGGAGAGAGACCAGACCTGCAAGCTGTTTGACACGCAGCAGTTCCTGTCAG AGCTGCAGGCGTTCGCGCACCACGGCCGGCCACTGCCAAGGTTCCAGGTGACTCTGTGCTTCGGGGAGGAGTTCCCAGATCCTCAGAGGCAGCGCAAGCTCATCACTGCCCAC GTTGAGCCTCTGTTGGCCAGACAGCTGTATTATTTTGCTCAGCAAAACAGCGGACACTTCCTCAGGGGCTACGACCTGCCCGAGCACGTCGGCGGCCCGGAGGACTTCCACAGGCCCCCCCGCCACTCCTCCATCCAGGAGTGA
- the IRF4 gene encoding interferon regulatory factor 4 isoform X1, protein MNLEGGSRGGEFGMSSVSCGNGKLRQWLIDQIDSGKYPGLVWENEEKSIFRIPWKHAGKQDYNREEDAALFKAWALFKGKFREGIDKPDPPTWKTRLRCALNKSNDFEELVERSQLDISDPYKVYRIVPEGAKKGAKQLTLEDPQMPMSHPYSMPTPYPSLPAQQVHNYMIPPHDRGWREFVPDQPHAEIPYQCPVTFGPRGHHWQGPACENGCQVTGTFYACAPPESQAPGIPIEPSIRSAEALALSDCRLHICLYYREVLVKELTTSSPEGCRISHGHTYDASSLDQVLFPYPEDNSQRKNIEKLLSHLERGVVLWMAPDGLYAKRLCQSRIYWDGPLAICSDRPNKLERDQTCKLFDTQQFLSELQAFAHHGRPLPRFQVTLCFGEEFPDPQRQRKLITAHVEPLLARQLYYFAQQNSGHFLRGYDLPEHVGGPEDFHRPPRHSSIQE, encoded by the exons ATGAACCTGGAGGGCGGCAGCCGAGGCGGCGAGTTCGGCATGAGCTCCGTGAGCTGCGGCAACGGGAAGCTCCGCCAGTGGCTCATCGACCAGATCGACAGCGGCAAGTACCCGGGGCTGGTGTGGGAGAACGAGGAGAAGAGCATCTTCCGCATCCCCTGGAAGCACGCGGGCAAGCAGGACTACAACCGCGAGGAGGACGCCGCGCTCTTCAAG GCTTGGGCACTGTTTAAAGGGAAGTTTCGAGAAGGCATCGACAAGCCAGACCCTCCCACCTGGAAGACACGCCTGCGGTGTGCTCTGAACAAGAGCAACGACTTCGAGGAGCTGGTGGAGCGGAGCCAGCTGGACATCTCGGACCCCTACAAAGTGTACCGGATCGTCCCCGAGGGAGCCAAGAAAG GAGCGAAGCAGCTGACCCTGGAGGACCCGCAGATGCCCATGAGCCACCCGTACAGCATGCCGACTCCTTACCCCTCACTGCCTGCTCAG CAGGTTCACAACTACATGATCCCGCCCCATGACCGGGGCTGGAGGGAGTTCGTCCCAGACCAGCCGCACGCAGAGATCCCGTATCAGTGTCCCGTGACCTTCGGACCCCGCGGCCACCACTGGCAAGGCCCAGCCTGTGAAAATG GTTGCCAGGTCACAGGAACCTTTTATGCTTGTGCCCCGCCTGAGTCCCAGGCCCCCGGGATCCCCATAGAGCCAAGCATAAGGTCTGCCGAAGCCTTGGCCCTCTCAG ACTGCCGGCTCCACATCTGCCTCTACTACCGGGAAGTCCTGGTCAAGGAGCTGACCACATCCAGCCCCGAGGGCTGCCGGATCTCCCACGGCCACACCTACGACGCCAGCAGCCTGGACCAGGTCCTGTTTCCCTACCCAGAGGACAACAGCCAGAGGAAGAACATCGAGAagctgctgagccacctggagaggGGCGTGGTCCTCTGGATGGCCCCCGATGGGCTTTATGCCAAGAGACTGTGCCAGAGCAGAATCTACTGGGACGGGCCCCTGGCGATATGCAGCGACCGGCCCAACAAGCTGGAGAGAGACCAGACCTGCAAGCTGTTTGACACGCAGCAGTTCCTGTCAG AGCTGCAGGCGTTCGCGCACCACGGCCGGCCACTGCCAAGGTTCCAGGTGACTCTGTGCTTCGGGGAGGAGTTCCCAGATCCTCAGAGGCAGCGCAAGCTCATCACTGCCCAC GTTGAGCCTCTGTTGGCCAGACAGCTGTATTATTTTGCTCAGCAAAACAGCGGACACTTCCTCAGGGGCTACGACCTGCCCGAGCACGTCGGCGGCCCGGAGGACTTCCACAGGCCCCCCCGCCACTCCTCCATCCAGGAGTGA
- the IRF4 gene encoding interferon regulatory factor 4 isoform X3 yields MNLEGGSRGGEFGMSSVSCGNGKLRQWLIDQIDSGKYPGLVWENEEKSIFRIPWKHAGKQDYNREEDAALFKAWALFKGKFREGIDKPDPPTWKTRLRCALNKSNDFEELVERSQLDISDPYKVYRIVPEGAKKGAKQLTLEDPQMPMSHPYSMPTPYPSLPAQQVHNYMIPPHDRGWREFVPDQPHAEIPYQCPVTFGPRGHHWQGPACENDCRLHICLYYREVLVKELTTSSPEGCRISHGHTYDASSLDQVLFPYPEDNSQRKNIEKLLSHLERGVVLWMAPDGLYAKRLCQSRIYWDGPLAICSDRPNKLERDQTCKLFDTQQFLSELQAFAHHGRPLPRFQVTLCFGEEFPDPQRQRKLITAHVEPLLARQLYYFAQQNSGHFLRGYDLPEHVGGPEDFHRPPRHSSIQE; encoded by the exons ATGAACCTGGAGGGCGGCAGCCGAGGCGGCGAGTTCGGCATGAGCTCCGTGAGCTGCGGCAACGGGAAGCTCCGCCAGTGGCTCATCGACCAGATCGACAGCGGCAAGTACCCGGGGCTGGTGTGGGAGAACGAGGAGAAGAGCATCTTCCGCATCCCCTGGAAGCACGCGGGCAAGCAGGACTACAACCGCGAGGAGGACGCCGCGCTCTTCAAG GCTTGGGCACTGTTTAAAGGGAAGTTTCGAGAAGGCATCGACAAGCCAGACCCTCCCACCTGGAAGACACGCCTGCGGTGTGCTCTGAACAAGAGCAACGACTTCGAGGAGCTGGTGGAGCGGAGCCAGCTGGACATCTCGGACCCCTACAAAGTGTACCGGATCGTCCCCGAGGGAGCCAAGAAAG GAGCGAAGCAGCTGACCCTGGAGGACCCGCAGATGCCCATGAGCCACCCGTACAGCATGCCGACTCCTTACCCCTCACTGCCTGCTCAG CAGGTTCACAACTACATGATCCCGCCCCATGACCGGGGCTGGAGGGAGTTCGTCCCAGACCAGCCGCACGCAGAGATCCCGTATCAGTGTCCCGTGACCTTCGGACCCCGCGGCCACCACTGGCAAGGCCCAGCCTGTGAAAATG ACTGCCGGCTCCACATCTGCCTCTACTACCGGGAAGTCCTGGTCAAGGAGCTGACCACATCCAGCCCCGAGGGCTGCCGGATCTCCCACGGCCACACCTACGACGCCAGCAGCCTGGACCAGGTCCTGTTTCCCTACCCAGAGGACAACAGCCAGAGGAAGAACATCGAGAagctgctgagccacctggagaggGGCGTGGTCCTCTGGATGGCCCCCGATGGGCTTTATGCCAAGAGACTGTGCCAGAGCAGAATCTACTGGGACGGGCCCCTGGCGATATGCAGCGACCGGCCCAACAAGCTGGAGAGAGACCAGACCTGCAAGCTGTTTGACACGCAGCAGTTCCTGTCAG AGCTGCAGGCGTTCGCGCACCACGGCCGGCCACTGCCAAGGTTCCAGGTGACTCTGTGCTTCGGGGAGGAGTTCCCAGATCCTCAGAGGCAGCGCAAGCTCATCACTGCCCAC GTTGAGCCTCTGTTGGCCAGACAGCTGTATTATTTTGCTCAGCAAAACAGCGGACACTTCCTCAGGGGCTACGACCTGCCCGAGCACGTCGGCGGCCCGGAGGACTTCCACAGGCCCCCCCGCCACTCCTCCATCCAGGAGTGA